The nucleotide window CTCAGCAGGATATAAGACAACTCCATCCGATCTGCTCTTCCAGATCTCGTATAGCTCGATATACCACTTGGCAAGCTTGTCAAAATCCGGAAAGAACTTATCATGCATCGGGTTTTCTTCCCGACTTGAAGAGACGGGACGGGCGTTAATTGCCCTTATTCTTTCCCTGACGATCCAATCGTAGAATTCCTCTGGAGGGAAGCCCTCATGAAGCTTCGTTAAAACAGAGATAATCTTCAAGGATAGACCGTTCCTCAGCATGCTTTCAAAAGCCCTCTTAACTAAAGGATAACTTCCTCGTCCATTGGCAAGGGGTCTCGTCACGTTTTGGATCTCTGGAGGTCCATCTACAGATAATGAACTCCTTGAAGAACTTCGCCCATCTATCGTCCAATAATCGTTTGAACGGAAAAAGTAGACACGTCTTGAGTATTGGAAACTTCCAGGATAGCTTAGGTTCTCCCCGCCTTAACACAAAGACCTGTCAAGTATACTCACTTCATAAAGTTCCACTCATCTTTTCCATACCTCTCTTCAACTAATTCCTGGGCGAGCTCAAGCTCATACTCCGTTAATTCTCCCTCTTCAAGTGGGAATGCCCTGAAGAACGAATTCCTAAGCAATTCATAGGTCTCCTGCATACTTAGCTTTATCCCCTCCCTTTCCAACGTCGTGACCCTCTCGTAGATGCTCCTAATCCCCTTGTCCCTGAGCTTCTCCTTGGAAACCTTCAAAACGGATGCTAAAACCTCGAGCCTGGTTGAGTACATGAAGGTTCCATGTTGCAGTATTATCCCTTTCCTCCTCGTCTGCGCGGAGCCGCTTATCTTCTTCCCGTTCACCACTATGTCGTTTAGTCCAGAGAATCCTGCGTTTAGCCCGAGGTCTTTAAGGGCATCCACCAGAGGTCCTGCCAGGAACCTGTAGCTTTCCTGGATGTTCTTTAGAGATGGATGATAATCATCGCTGATGACTACTGAATAAGTTATCTCGCCGAACTCATCGTGGAAAACACTGCCTCCACCGGTTATCCTCCTAACTACTGGAATGTTCAGTTCC belongs to Pyrococcus abyssi GE5 and includes:
- a CDS encoding lipoate--protein ligase family protein; amino-acid sequence: MRFIPLIVARPELQMAIDEAILIARSEGKVPDTVRLYVFKPSSVTIGRFQSVRHDVDIEKARELNIPVVRRITGGGSVFHDEFGEITYSVVISDDYHPSLKNIQESYRFLAGPLVDALKDLGLNAGFSGLNDIVVNGKKISGSAQTRRKGIILQHGTFMYSTRLEVLASVLKVSKEKLRDKGIRSIYERVTTLEREGIKLSMQETYELLRNSFFRAFPLEEGELTEYELELAQELVEERYGKDEWNFMK